The nucleotide sequence TGGTGGCTATCCACGGGCATGGCCGCAATACGCAGGGTGCTGAAGAGCAGCACCGCGGCGCTGGTTTTGGGCCCGATGCCCGGAATGGCCTCCAGCCATGCCCGTGCCTCGGGCACCGGCAAATCGGCCAGAAACTCCAGGTGGCAGGGGCCGCCGTTGCAGCGGGTGCTTACTTCACGCAGCACAGCCTGAATGCGCGGGGCCTTCTGCTCGGGCCACGTGCAGGCGCTGATGGCCTGCTGCACTTCTTCAGTAGGGGCGTCGCGCACAGCCTCCCAGGTCGGAAACCGTGCCCGTAGCTCCTGGTAGGCCCGGTGCGAGTCGTGGTTGCGGGTACGGTGCGAGAGCAGGGCGCTGACCAGCTCACTGAGCGGGTCTTTGGTGCTGAAAAACGGGAAGGGCGCCCCGTACTCGGCGCACAGGCGCTCATGCACCAGCAGGGCTTTGCGGCGGCGCGCTTCCGTGTCGGCATCGGCGGCCGAAAAAAGGTCTGGTATCACACCTGCAGCCTACGCAGGCACGGGCCCCGGCGTTGGCAGGGCGGCCGGTTTTGACGCGCCCTGCCTGCGCCGCTACTGTCCGCGGTTGTAGAGGCTGATGGCCTGCCGGACGTTATTCTGGGTTTTGCCGCCCAGCACCAGCGGTACAATCATCAGGGGCAGGCTGGCATACACCAGCGGCGAAATGGAGGGGCCGTTGCTATTTGGGTTAAGCGACTGTACCAGCCCGGCCACCAGCAGGCCCCCGGCCGCTACGTAGCTCAGCGTGGTGTAGGTCTGGTACTGGCGGGCCTGCAGCAGCAGGCTGGTCGCGGCCTGGTTGTCGGCGGTGGCCAGGGCCAGGGTGCGCACGTTCAGGTTCTCAATCGGGCCGTTGTCTTTGCTGAAGTACTCGGTTTTGGTGGTGCGGTACATCGGCCCGCCAAAGCCGTAGGGGTAGCCCCCAAACCCGCCGTAGCGGCCATAGCCCCCGAACCCACCCATGCCGTTGCCGGCGTACTGAGTGCTGGTGATGGAGTACAGGCTGATGCGGCCCACCTTGTCGCGGCGCAGCGTCGACTCGCGGGAGGAGCGGCCGGGTAGGGTAGTGCGCACGTAGAAGCCGGTTTCGTCTTCGTAGTAGCGTACCTGGTCCATTTCGAAGCGCTGCTGGCCGTCGAGCAGCACGTAGGGGCGGCCCAGCAGCGGCTGCTTCACCAGCACATCGAAGCCTTTGTAGACCTGCCCGGTTTTCAGGCCCACGCTGTAGCGGGTGGTGGCGGCCGGGGGCAGCGGCGCCTGTTGCGGCTGCGTAGTGGGCGCCGCGGGTGGGGCGGCCAGCTGGCGCGGGGCCGCCGGGCGGGTGGTGTCGGGGGCGGCTACGGGCGCGGCGGCGGCCGGGCGGCTGGTGGGCGGGGCCGGCGGCAGGGTATTCAGCTCACGCGGAGCCTGCTGGGCCTGCACCACGGCGGGCGCGGCCAGCCCCAATCCCAACGACAGCAGCAAGGCAGAACGGAATAGCATACGAAAAGAGCAGAAGGGCGAAGAATAGGGCGCTACAACGAAAACGGCTTCAGAATAAGTACTCAGACAAATAAGTATCAGGTAGGCTATCGACAACCGGCTCTAAGCCAGTAAATCGATACGATGCCAACCACTCCATACCCATGCCGCAGTACTGACTAAACCCGTGCGCAGATGCCGAAAAATAAGTGCCCGGTTTTAGGGGGCGCTACGGCAGCTGCGCCAGCCAGGCCCGGGCGGCGCTTTCGTCCTGAAAGTATTCTGCCTGAAAGGTATCGTTCTGCCCGATATGCAGCAGAATATTCTTCACGGATGTCTGGTTGAAAACATCTTCGCTGGTGATGATGGCCACGGCGCGGTAGCCGGCAGCCAGCGCCTGCGGAAAAAACACTTCTTGAATCCACTGCTGGTCGGCGCGCGGAATCACGCGCATGGTGCGCAGGTCGCTCAGGGATTTGGCCGTGCCGTACTGCTGCTGTAGTTGCAGCAGGGCTTCGTGGGCTTCGCGCAGAGGAGCGCCGGTAGCAAAGCCGTTCCAGACCTGAATCAGGCCGGGGATGGTATCGTCGTAGTAGATGCGGGTGGTATCGTTTTCGAACTTAAGCGTCATGATACTGGATGCTTATTTAGGGCTTACTTGAGCAGCTTTTCCAGCAGGCTCATGCTGTCTACCATGTCGGTGGTGCTTTCAAAGTCCACGGGCTTGAGGATGTAGCCGCTCACGCCCAGGTTTTGGGCATTGAGCCGGTCCACGTCCATACCGGAAGTAGTGGTGATGAACACCGGAATGTCGGCCAGCTCGGGGTTGCGGCGGATTTCGGCCAGGAACTCGTGCCCGTTCATTTTGGGCATGTTCAGGTCCAGCAGAATCACCTCGGGCAGCGGCCGGATGGGCTCCACGCCGTTCTGGCCCAGCAGCAGATCTAAGGCCTCCAGGCCGTTGAAGGCGGTGTACAGCTTGTGCTGCACGCTGAATTTCTCAAATGACTTCTTCACCGTCATGGTGTCAAAGAAATCGTCTTCTACAAGCAGTACGGAGCGCATTGTGGGGTCGTGATGAGGTGGTTTTGGGTGATGAGGTGAAAGGTGATAGGGTGATGATGAAACAGTGATGGGCAGATGAAAGGATGGGAGGATTGGAAATCAGAGCAAGCATATCACTCCATCCCTTCATTACCTCATCACCCAAAATCACCCCATCACCCAAAACCACCTAAAATTACTTCACCGGTTCTTTCGGCCAGGTGAATACAAACGCAGCACCCTGGCCGGCGGCCGACTCGACGTGGATAGTCCCTTTCTGCTCGTCGATAATCTTCTTAACGATGCTCAGGCCGATTCCGGTGCTTTCGGCGGTGTGCCGGTCGCGCAGGGTCTGGAAAATGAGGAAGATCTTCTCGTGGTATTCAGGCGCGATGCCCGGGCCGTCGTCCTGCACCCGAAATTCGTAGCACTTGCCCGCGTCGCGGCAGCCGATGCGGATGGTGCCGGTGGGCTTGTCGTGGTACTTGGCGGCGTTGCTCATCAGGTTGGTGAATACCTGCTGCAGGCTCAGGCGGTCGGTGTGCAGCACCGGCAGCGAGTCGGCCAGCTCCACCCGAAAGCTGAGCGGCACCACCAGTTCCGTGACTTCGCTCACCAGCTGGGCCACGTTCACCTCCTCAATGTGCTGCTCGGTGCGGCCCGCGCGGGCGTAGGCCAGCAGGCCGTTGATGAGGTCTTCGAGGCGGCTGAGGCGGCCCTTCATCATGTCCAGGTACTGGCGCATCTGCTCGCTCAGCTCGCCGTGTAGCTCATCCTCAATCCATTTCACCACCGTCATCACGCCCCGTAGCGGGGCTTTCAGGTCGTGGGAGGCCACGTAGGCGAACTGGTCGAGCTCCAGGTTGCGGTTTTTGAGGGCCGTGAAGTTTTCGTCGAGCGTCTGGGTCATGCGGTTGAGCGAGGTAGCCAGCTTGCCCAGCGTATCGCGCTGTTGGTCATGGCTGATCTTGACGCTAAAGTCGCCCTGCACCACCTGGTTGGCCAGGTTTTCAATGATTTCGATGCGCCGGGCCGTGTCGTCGTTCACGGTCGTCAGCTGCTGCTGCAGGCGCTGATTGGCGCGCAGCTCCCGCGAGATTTTCGAGAACAGCCACAGCACAATCAGCACCGCCAGTACCGCCGACACGACGATGGCCAGCGGGCTGGTGTTTTCGTAGAAATCCTGGTTCTGGCGGCGCTGGTCTAGCAGGGCCGTTTCGTCCACTGTTATTTCATCCAGCAGCCGCCGGATATCGTTCAGCGTGTTTTTGTCGGCCAGCACTAAGTCGCGGGCAGACTCGAGCGAGGCCGGCGCGCGCTGCCACTTGGCGAGCAGAGCCCGCTCGAAGGCAATCAGCTGCCGCAAGCTGTCGAGGCGGTCCTGCTGCGTGGGGTTGTCGCGGGTGAGTAGCAGCAGCGAGTCGAAGTTGCGCAGGGCGGCATCGAGGCTGCCCTGCACCTCATCCAGCCGGGTGGAGTCGTTCAGCAGCAGGTAGTTGCGCACGGCCAGCTGGGCGTCGCGGGTGCGCATGCGCATGTCGGAGGTGTGCTGCATCACCTGGTAGGTATGCTCCACCTGCCGCGTGTAGAAGCTTAGCTGCTGAATGCTGCGGTAGGCCAGCAGCGAGGTGAGCGTGAGCACCAGCAGCGCCACCGTGAAGCCGATAAGAATCTTGGTATTGAGTTGTAGCCTCATCTGCAGGAAAAAGACAAATCGAAAAGTCAGCACGCTTACGCGTGTGCAAGGATAACGGTTGAGGTACGGAAAAGCGCGCCGCCGCTCGCCCCCGGCCCCGTATCTTTGGGGGCCCGCCCACCTGCCGGGCCCGTTTTTCGCTATGCCCGACCTCATTTCCAGCCCTCAGAACCCGCGCATCAAAAACCTGCTGCGCCTCCAGCAAAAGTCGTCGGAGCGGCGCGAGCAGGGCCTCACTATCATCGAAGGTCTGCGCGAGCTCACCATTGCCCGGGCCGCCGGGGTGGCCGTGGCCACGCTGTTTGTGTGCCCCGAGCTGGCCGGCCCGGCCCGCCTGACGGAGCTGCGCGCCCTGGCCGCCGGCACCGCCACCGAGTGGATCGAGGTATCGAAGCCGGTGTTTGAGAAGGTGGCCTACCGGGAGGGCTCCGACGGCGTGCTGGCCCTGGCCCAGCCACCGCGCCACACGCTGGCCGGCCTGCAGCTGCCGGCCGCGCCGCTGCTGCTGGTGCTGGAAGCCGTGGAGAAGCCCGGCAACCTGGGCGCCATCCTGCGCACCGCCGACGCCGCCCGTGCCGACGCCGTCATTATCTGCGACCCGCGCACCGACCTCTACAACCCCAACGCCATCCGCAGCAGCATCGGCTGCATCTTCACGGTGCCCACCGTGGCCACCACCCGGCAGGAGCTGCTGAGCTGGTGCGAGCAGCACGGCATCCGCACCTACGCCGCCGCCCTCACCGACCACGCCCGCCCCTACACCCAGTACGACTTCCGCGGGCCCACCGCCTTCGTGATGGGCACCGAAGCCGACGGCCTCACGCCCGAGCTAATGCAAGCCTGCACCGAAACCATCATCATCCCGATGGGCGGCTACATTGATTCGCTAAACGTGAGCACCGCCACGGCCATCCTCACGTTTGAGGCGGTGCGCCAGCGCGGCTAGACGACGGGCTCGGCGACGGTGCGCCGCCGGCGCCACAGCAGCAGGCCGCCGGCCGCCAGTAGTAGCAACAGGCCCGCCAGCATAGTGCCCACCATCACGCGCAGCGAAACCGGGTAGAGCAGGCTACCGCCCATGAATATGGCCACCCCCAGCCACCACAGTGCCTCTAGGCTCCGCGGCCCGGTGCGCAAGGGCACCGCCCGGATGGTTTCAGGCTGCGCGGGCGGATAGAGCACGTACTTGAGCCGGTGGTAGTCGTGCAGCAGCAACCCCAGGGTTAGAATAAGGAAGCCGCAGACAAGGGATGGAGTACCCCGCCAATCCTCAACTCCCTGCCAGTCCTGAGACCAAGTAAACATAATGATGCCTGCCCATATCGGCACCAGCATCAGGGCTCCCAACAGCGCAAACCGGCCTGTAAGCAGTAACAAACCAATGATCAGCTGCGCTACCCCAATGAATTGGGCGAAAAGCTGCAAGCCATACTTCGCCAGCAAGGTGTGGTTCATCGGTGGCCCCATCAGCCACGGTATCTGGTTGTCGGAGAGCTTGTAGAGGCCGGCGCTCAGCATGAAAGCCCCAAGCAAGAGCCGGACACTTATCAGATATACGCGCCGCAGCCAGCCGCCAGTCCAGAGCGTTAGGGCAACCGCCAGAATGGGCAGCACGACGGTGAGGATATAGAAGAATTCAGGCGCCGGCATAGGATATCGATAAGATGCTTGGCCGCGAATCAACGCATAAAATGCCAGACGCCCCAGCCTCGGATGCAGCACGCAGGCTGCGCGGTGTTATGATGGTTTGCCACCTTTGACCTTTCTTACCTGCCAACCCGCCTCCCTATGGCCATTCAGCACCGCACGTTTCTCATTCATGGCCGCGTCCAGGGCGTTTTCTACCGCCAGAGCACCGTGCAGCAGGCCCGGCAGCTGGGCCTCCACGGCTACGCCCGCAACAACCCCGACGGCACTGTCACCATCGAAGCCGAAGGCCCGGCCGACGCGCTGGATGCCCTGCAGGCTTGGTGCCACCAGGGCCCGCCCGCCGCGCACGTCACTCAGGTAGACGTGGCCGCCGGGCCGGTGCAGCACTATACCGGGTTTGAGGTGCAACGGTAACGCCAGCCCCCGACTTACACGCGGCGCAGCTCCTGCACCTGCACATCCAGCGGCTCGGCGGCGTAGAGCAGCGGCGGGCCCAATGGCGTGGGCAGGCCGTGGCTTTCCACTAGTGTCGAGTCCCACTCCTGCAGCGTGGCTTCCCGCAGCGTCCAGGGCTCGTGCCAAAGGCGGCCGCGCCACAGAGTGCTGCCCAGCACGCCCTGCCGCAGGTCGGCCCCGGCCGTGTACAGGTGGTAGCGCTCCGTAAGAAAGTATTCCAGCGTGCCCGGTTGCGCCAACGGCAGCGCGGCCCCCGGCGTCCAGGTGGCAGCGAAGGAGGCGGGCGCCATGCCTCGGTGGGTGCGCTCGGCCACGGCCCGCAGCGTTCCGGCCGTTTCGGTGAGGCTGATGCGGGCGTGCAGGTAGGGCAGGTGGAACAGCGTGCGCGCCGCCCACACCCCCAGCGGCTGCGTGGCATCCAACGACAGAAACCACACGCCCGGCACGCCGTCGAGGGTGGCGTAGGTGCGCACGTTCAGCTCGTGCAGGGCGCTCAGGCCCGGCACGGCCGGCAGCCCCAGCGGCCGGATGTGGCTCATCGTGAACGGCACCACGCCCAGCCACGCCTGCCCCGCAAACGTGTCCACCTCCAGCCGGGCCGGCAGGCAGGGGCGCAGCAGCTCGGGCGGTACCGGCCAGTGCGCAAACAGCAGGTTGCTCCAGCGCTGCCGCATCAGGTGCAGGCGGCTGCGCATCGGAGTAGGGGAGAAGTCAGAAAGCACGGGAGTAGTTCAGGAGTGAAATGGCAGGCTGCAGTACAACAGATACAGCCTGCATCTGGCCTTTAGGTAACAAAAAAGCGCAGCCATTGGCCGCGCTTGCTACATTATGGTCTGCTGAAAAGCCTAGCCGGCTTGTTTGTACACCACTTTCTCCAGGTTCTCCAGCCGCTGCCGCAACTCCCGTACTTCGGTTTCCTGGCTGGTCTGCGTGGTCTGCGTGGTCTGCGTGGTCTGCACCCGGTCATACCGCTCCGTTTGCCGGTTCATGGCGTCCAGCACGGCCGTGGTCATGTTGTTGAAGGCGCTGATGATTTGCTCATGCTGAACCTGCTGGGTTTGCTGCATCTGCTGCTGCGTTTGCTGCATCTGTTCAAAGCGGTTGTCTATCTGATCCAGCCGCCCGACTACTTTGTCCAGCGTAATCAGGATATCAGCTACTACTTCGGGCAGGTCGCGCTTACTGCGGCTTTCGGAATCCATAATAGATAAAGGTTGGCGGGGGCTCTGCGAATATACGCAATCAGCCCAGCCCCAGGCAGGGCCGGCCACAAAAAAGGGGAGCAGCCATCGGCTGCTCCCCTTTGCAAACTAGCTGACGGGCAGTTAGTCTACTTTCTTGGCCGAGCGCAGGCGCTCGTTTTCGTCGAGCAGAATCTTACGCATCCGGATCGACTTCGGCGTTACCTCCAGGTACTCATCCTTCTGGATGTATTCCATGGCTTCCTCCAGCGAGAACTGACGCTTCGGGATGATCTTGGCGTTGTCGTCGGTGCCCGACGCGCGCATGTTGGTGAGCTTCTTGCCTTTCTGGATGTTGATGGTCAGGTCGTTCGGGCGGGTATGCTCGCCGATAACCTGGCCGGCGTACACCTCTTCGCCTGGATCAACGAAAAACTCGCCACGGTCCTGCATCTTGTCGATGGTGTAGGCGGTACCAACACCGGTGTCCATCGAAATCAGCGAACCAGCAATACGGCCGGGGATTACGCCTTTGTGCGGCTCGTAAGCCGAGAAGCGGTGGTTCATGATGGCCTCACCAGCGGTAGCCGTCAGCACGTTGTTACGCAGGCCGATCAGGCCGCGGGCCGGAATGTTGAACTCTAGGTGCTGCAGGTCGCCTTTCGGCTCCATGATGGTCAGCTCACCTTTGCGCATCGTCACCAGCTCGATTACCTTACCGGCAGTTTCCTCTGGTACGTCCACTACCAGGTGCTCAATCGGCTCCAGACGGTTACCGTTGTCGTCTTCCTGGAACAGCACCTGCGGCTGGCCTACCTGTAGCTCAAACCCTTCGCGACGCATGGTCTCGATGAGTACCGACAAGTGAAGAATGCCGCGGCCGTACACCAGGAACGAGTCCTCACGGTCGGTTTCCTTCACGCGCAGGGCCAGGTTTTTCTCGGTTTCTTTGAACAGACGGTCGCGCAGGTGGCGCGAGGTCACGAACTTGCCTTCCTTGCCGAAGAACGGCGAGTTGTTGATGGTGAACAGCATGTTCATCGTCGGCTCGTCGATGCTGATGGTGGTCAGCCCTTCGGGGTTTTCGGCGTCGGCGAGGGTGTCACCGATGTCGAAGCCTTCGATGCCCGTTACGGCGCAGATTTCGCCCGAGCTAACTTCGGAAACCTTGGTGCGGCCGAGGCCTTCGAACACCTGCAGTTCCTTGATTTTAACTTTCTTGATGGTGCCGTCGCGCTTCACCAGGCTCATGTTGGCGCCTTCCTTCAGCGTACCGCGGTGCACGCGGCCGATGGCGATACGGCCCACGAACGACGAGTAGTCGAGCGAGGTAACCTGCATCTGGGGCGTGCCGTCCAGGGTCGGAGCCGGCGGAATCGAGGCCACCACGGCGTCGAGCAGCGGAATGATGCTGTCGGTTTTAACTTTCCAGTCGGTGCTCATCCAGCCCTGCTTCGAGGAGCCGTACAGCGTCACGAAGTCCAGCTGGTCTTCGGTGGCGCCAAGGTTGAACATCAGGTCGAAAACCTGCTCGTGCACCTCGTCGGGGCGGCAGTTTTCCTTGTCGACTTTGTTCACCACCACGATGGGCTTCAGGCCCAGGTCGATGGCTTTGCCCAGTACGAAGCGGGTCTGGGGCATGGCACCTTCGAAGGCATCGACGAGCAGCAATACGCCGTCGGCCATCTTCAGTACACGCTCCACTTCGCCGCCGAAGTCGGCGTGACCAGGGGTGTCGATGATGTTGATTTTAACGTCTTTGTACCGTACCGATACGTTTTTAGAGACGATGGTGATGCCTCGCTCACGCTCCAGGTCGTTGTTGTCGAGGATCAGGTCGTCGAACTGCTGATGCTCATCGAACAGCTTCGAGGCATGAATGATCTTGTCCACGAGCGTGGTCTTGCCGTGGTCAACGTGGGCAATAATGGCGATGTTCCGGATGTTCTGCATACAAAGGGGTTTCCGGGCGCAAAGGTACGGAATGTTTGTCGCAAATAAATTACAGTAATCAATTGTTAATGAGAGAGGAAGAATCGGGCAAGCCCGGCAGGCCAACTGGCTGTGCTGCTGTGTCTCTACGGCAGCCGTTGCGGAAGATTGCGTCCGGCAAGGCCGAACCCGGGCCCGCTTGCGTATGTTCTAGCTGTAGCCTGCCCAGCGCGGGTTTTTGCTTCCCTCTGCACCCATCTTCTTTTCTCTCTCTTATGCGCTCCTCTTTCCTGATTATGCTGCTGTCGGTGCTGACGCTGAACACGGCCTGTTCCCAGAAAAAAAACACCCGCACCGATGCCAAAATGGACGCCGCCGACTCGCCGCGGACTGCTACGGCCCCTTCCGGCGCGGCTAAAGTGTACCCCAAGCCCAAGCCGATAACCGGTAAGCCCGACGAGTTTCCGGTGCGCAAAACCGACGCCGAGTGGCGCAAGCAGCTCACCAAGGAGCAGTACTACATCCTGCGCGAGCAGGGCACCGAGCGGCCCTTCAACAACCCCTACCACGACAACCACGAGAAGGGCAACTACTACTGCGCCGCCGACCACAATCTGCTGTTCTCGTCGGAAACCAAGTTTGAGAGTGGCACCGGCTGGCCTAGCTTCTGGGCTCCGGCCACCGAAAACAGCCTGAAAGTAACCGCCGACAACAGCCTGGGCATGAGCCGCGACGAGCTGGTGTGCGCCAAGTGCGGCGGACACCTCGGCCACGTCTTCAACGACGGCCCCAAGCCCACCGGCCTGCGCTACTGCATGGATTCCTACGGCATGGTGTTCGAAAAGGCCAAGTAGAGTAGTTTTCAGTTGCTCGTTGTCAGTTGTCAGGCTGTTCGGTCTCTTTTCACTGACAATGTGTAACTGATAACAACCAACCGACAGCTAATTTTGCGTCCGGCCCGCTGGCAATCCAAGCCAGCGGGCCGTTTCGTTTGTTATAGCCCAAAGCTGTGGCTGGGGCGTGTTTTCGCCAGCTACAGAAATTTGTGCCAACCAATCAATCCGCCTAATCCGCGATTCTCATGTCCACTCAAGTTCATTCTGATGCCATTGCCGGCCTGCAGGAGGCCCTTGCCCCGGCCCGGCAGCAGCTGGTAGCCCACGGCGTGTACCAGTCGTTGCACTCGCTCGACGATTTGCGCGTGTTCATGCAGCACCACGTGTTTGCCGTCTGGGATTTTATGTCGCTGCTGAAGGCCCTGCAGCGGGAGCTGACCTGCGTGGAGGTGCCGTGGGTGCCCCGCGGCAACCCCGCCACCCGCCGCCTCATCAACGACATCGTGCTGGAAGAGGAAACCGACGTCGACCCCGAAGGCCGCCCCGCCAGCCACTTCGAGCTGTATTTGCGCTCCATGCGCGAGTGCGGCGCCGACACCGCCCCCATTGAGCGCCTGCTGGCCGCCCTGGCGCAGGGCGCCACCGTAGCCGAGGCCCTGGAAGCAGCCGATGCCCCGGCTTCGGTGCGGGCGTTTGTGCTTGATACGTTCCGCATCATCGAGTCGGGCCAGCCGCACGCCGTGGCTGCCGCCTTCACGTTCGGCCGCGAAGACGTCATCCCGGATATGTTCCGCCACCTCGTGCACGACCTGCGCCAGCGGTTCCCCGGCCAACTCGACACGTTCACCTACTACCTGGACCGCCACATTCAGCTCGACGAGGAAGTGCACACGCCCCTGGCCCAGCAAATGGTACGCGACCTGTGCGCCGACGATGCCACCCGCTGGCAGCAGGCCGAGGAAACGGCCGTGCGCTGCATGCAGGCCCGCGTGGGTCTCTGGGACGGAATCCGGGCGGCGCTGGCGCCGCGCGTGGCCGGGTAATACGGCCCGGGCCAACCCAATAGGGCGGGAAGTCGTTGTTAGGGAAGGCCGCGCCAGCTTCGGGGCGGCCGGCCTTCCTTTCTGTATGAAAACGATTCGTGTTTATCCGCTGTGTGGCCTGTTGCTGCTGGGGGCTTCGGGCCTGCTGAGTTCCTGCTTCACGTCGCAGGAAACCTCCAATGAGGTGGCCCGCCCCACGGCTGCTCCCGCTGAAATCCGCACCGATGCCGACCGCCAGGCGGCCTACAACAGCGGCGGCGGCTACGGCG is from Hymenobacter yonginensis and encodes:
- a CDS encoding response regulator → MRSVLLVEDDFFDTMTVKKSFEKFSVQHKLYTAFNGLEALDLLLGQNGVEPIRPLPEVILLDLNMPKMNGHEFLAEIRRNPELADIPVFITTTSGMDVDRLNAQNLGVSGYILKPVDFESTTDMVDSMSLLEKLLK
- a CDS encoding sensor histidine kinase yields the protein MRLQLNTKILIGFTVALLVLTLTSLLAYRSIQQLSFYTRQVEHTYQVMQHTSDMRMRTRDAQLAVRNYLLLNDSTRLDEVQGSLDAALRNFDSLLLLTRDNPTQQDRLDSLRQLIAFERALLAKWQRAPASLESARDLVLADKNTLNDIRRLLDEITVDETALLDQRRQNQDFYENTSPLAIVVSAVLAVLIVLWLFSKISRELRANQRLQQQLTTVNDDTARRIEIIENLANQVVQGDFSVKISHDQQRDTLGKLATSLNRMTQTLDENFTALKNRNLELDQFAYVASHDLKAPLRGVMTVVKWIEDELHGELSEQMRQYLDMMKGRLSRLEDLINGLLAYARAGRTEQHIEEVNVAQLVSEVTELVVPLSFRVELADSLPVLHTDRLSLQQVFTNLMSNAAKYHDKPTGTIRIGCRDAGKCYEFRVQDDGPGIAPEYHEKIFLIFQTLRDRHTAESTGIGLSIVKKIIDEQKGTIHVESAAGQGAAFVFTWPKEPVK
- a CDS encoding acylphosphatase translates to MAIQHRTFLIHGRVQGVFYRQSTVQQARQLGLHGYARNNPDGTVTIEAEGPADALDALQAWCHQGPPAAHVTQVDVAAGPVQHYTGFEVQR
- a CDS encoding STAS/SEC14 domain-containing protein, whose translation is MTLKFENDTTRIYYDDTIPGLIQVWNGFATGAPLREAHEALLQLQQQYGTAKSLSDLRTMRVIPRADQQWIQEVFFPQALAAGYRAVAIITSEDVFNQTSVKNILLHIGQNDTFQAEYFQDESAARAWLAQLP
- the typA gene encoding translational GTPase TypA, which translates into the protein MQNIRNIAIIAHVDHGKTTLVDKIIHASKLFDEHQQFDDLILDNNDLERERGITIVSKNVSVRYKDVKINIIDTPGHADFGGEVERVLKMADGVLLLVDAFEGAMPQTRFVLGKAIDLGLKPIVVVNKVDKENCRPDEVHEQVFDLMFNLGATEDQLDFVTLYGSSKQGWMSTDWKVKTDSIIPLLDAVVASIPPAPTLDGTPQMQVTSLDYSSFVGRIAIGRVHRGTLKEGANMSLVKRDGTIKKVKIKELQVFEGLGRTKVSEVSSGEICAVTGIEGFDIGDTLADAENPEGLTTISIDEPTMNMLFTINNSPFFGKEGKFVTSRHLRDRLFKETEKNLALRVKETDREDSFLVYGRGILHLSVLIETMRREGFELQVGQPQVLFQEDDNGNRLEPIEHLVVDVPEETAGKVIELVTMRKGELTIMEPKGDLQHLEFNIPARGLIGLRNNVLTATAGEAIMNHRFSAYEPHKGVIPGRIAGSLISMDTGVGTAYTIDKMQDRGEFFVDPGEEVYAGQVIGEHTRPNDLTINIQKGKKLTNMRASGTDDNAKIIPKRQFSLEEAMEYIQKDEYLEVTPKSIRMRKILLDENERLRSAKKVD
- the msrB gene encoding peptide-methionine (R)-S-oxide reductase MsrB; protein product: MRSSFLIMLLSVLTLNTACSQKKNTRTDAKMDAADSPRTATAPSGAAKVYPKPKPITGKPDEFPVRKTDAEWRKQLTKEQYYILREQGTERPFNNPYHDNHEKGNYYCAADHNLLFSSETKFESGTGWPSFWAPATENSLKVTADNSLGMSRDELVCAKCGGHLGHVFNDGPKPTGLRYCMDSYGMVFEKAK
- a CDS encoding DUF3050 domain-containing protein, producing the protein MSTQVHSDAIAGLQEALAPARQQLVAHGVYQSLHSLDDLRVFMQHHVFAVWDFMSLLKALQRELTCVEVPWVPRGNPATRRLINDIVLEEETDVDPEGRPASHFELYLRSMRECGADTAPIERLLAALAQGATVAEALEAADAPASVRAFVLDTFRIIESGQPHAVAAAFTFGREDVIPDMFRHLVHDLRQRFPGQLDTFTYYLDRHIQLDEEVHTPLAQQMVRDLCADDATRWQQAEETAVRCMQARVGLWDGIRAALAPRVAG
- a CDS encoding YqjF family protein codes for the protein MLSDFSPTPMRSRLHLMRQRWSNLLFAHWPVPPELLRPCLPARLEVDTFAGQAWLGVVPFTMSHIRPLGLPAVPGLSALHELNVRTYATLDGVPGVWFLSLDATQPLGVWAARTLFHLPYLHARISLTETAGTLRAVAERTHRGMAPASFAATWTPGAALPLAQPGTLEYFLTERYHLYTAGADLRQGVLGSTLWRGRLWHEPWTLREATLQEWDSTLVESHGLPTPLGPPLLYAAEPLDVQVQELRRV
- a CDS encoding endonuclease III domain-containing protein, producing the protein MIPDLFSAADADTEARRRKALLVHERLCAEYGAPFPFFSTKDPLSELVSALLSHRTRNHDSHRAYQELRARFPTWEAVRDAPTEEVQQAISACTWPEQKAPRIQAVLREVSTRCNGGPCHLEFLADLPVPEARAWLEAIPGIGPKTSAAVLLFSTLRIAAMPVDSHHHRVAQRLGLIGPKVGEAAAHKLLEALLPPGWDAQQVYDHHEALMFHGQKCCYFHTPACGRCVVLDQCPFGQARVR
- a CDS encoding DoxX family membrane protein, translated to MPAPEFFYILTVVLPILAVALTLWTGGWLRRVYLISVRLLLGAFMLSAGLYKLSDNQIPWLMGPPMNHTLLAKYGLQLFAQFIGVAQLIIGLLLLTGRFALLGALMLVPIWAGIIMFTWSQDWQGVEDWRGTPSLVCGFLILTLGLLLHDYHRLKYVLYPPAQPETIRAVPLRTGPRSLEALWWLGVAIFMGGSLLYPVSLRVMVGTMLAGLLLLLAAGGLLLWRRRRTVAEPVV
- a CDS encoding TrmH family RNA methyltransferase, coding for MPDLISSPQNPRIKNLLRLQQKSSERREQGLTIIEGLRELTIARAAGVAVATLFVCPELAGPARLTELRALAAGTATEWIEVSKPVFEKVAYREGSDGVLALAQPPRHTLAGLQLPAAPLLLVLEAVEKPGNLGAILRTADAARADAVIICDPRTDLYNPNAIRSSIGCIFTVPTVATTRQELLSWCEQHGIRTYAAALTDHARPYTQYDFRGPTAFVMGTEADGLTPELMQACTETIIIPMGGYIDSLNVSTATAILTFEAVRQRG